One window of the Meiothermus sp. CFH 77666 genome contains the following:
- a CDS encoding N-acetylmuramoyl-L-alanine amidase — MRLLAFLIVILAPALAFPRLGLHEGYTRLVFDLEAKTQYQISQTPDTLTLRFSGVTPSASDTDVSSPQVASYQVVPAAGGATVFVRLRPNVEVKTTVLNDGNRRRLVVDVVSVTQPAPNPPQASSRPEPPKPRTQPKIVVIDAGHGGIDPGAVGFVVEKEVTLDLALRLQKLLQQEGIEVLLTRSTDTHLSPDKATDLGMRAEMANSKRNLFISIHVNSAPNAAQGIETYYFGHTIDPSLLAQVIRENGGGEVGRRLTREAQSVGERLVRDLIAQSNLKFSRQLAHLVQAAMLQATGAVDRGVRQAPFYVIRNARIPAILVEVGFANHPEEGRRLQKSEYRQALAEALAKGILRFLNNGG, encoded by the coding sequence ATGCGGTTATTGGCCTTTCTGATCGTAATTCTGGCTCCGGCTCTGGCGTTCCCCAGGCTGGGCCTGCACGAAGGCTACACCCGATTGGTCTTCGACCTCGAGGCCAAAACGCAGTACCAGATTTCGCAAACGCCCGACACCCTGACCCTTCGCTTTAGCGGCGTGACCCCAAGCGCCAGCGATACCGATGTCAGCTCGCCCCAGGTCGCCTCTTATCAGGTGGTGCCTGCGGCGGGGGGTGCCACGGTGTTTGTTCGTCTGCGCCCCAATGTAGAGGTCAAGACCACGGTGCTGAACGATGGGAACCGGCGGCGCCTGGTGGTGGATGTGGTGAGCGTGACCCAGCCCGCCCCGAACCCACCGCAAGCGTCCTCCCGCCCAGAGCCCCCCAAACCCCGCACCCAGCCCAAGATTGTGGTGATTGATGCGGGGCACGGCGGTATAGACCCCGGCGCGGTGGGTTTTGTGGTAGAGAAGGAGGTCACCCTCGACCTGGCCCTGCGCCTGCAAAAACTACTGCAACAGGAAGGAATCGAGGTGCTCCTGACCCGCAGCACCGACACCCACCTTTCCCCCGACAAGGCCACCGATCTGGGCATGCGGGCCGAGATGGCCAACTCCAAGCGCAACCTCTTTATCTCGATTCACGTCAACAGCGCCCCCAATGCGGCCCAGGGCATCGAGACCTACTATTTCGGCCACACCATAGACCCTAGCCTGCTGGCCCAGGTGATCCGCGAAAACGGTGGGGGCGAGGTGGGCCGCCGCCTGACCCGCGAGGCTCAGAGCGTGGGGGAGCGGCTGGTGCGGGATCTGATTGCCCAGTCCAACCTCAAGTTCTCCCGTCAACTGGCCCATCTGGTACAGGCGGCCATGCTTCAGGCCACCGGCGCGGTAGACCGGGGGGTGCGCCAGGCCCCGTTCTACGTGATTCGCAATGCCCGCATCCCGGCCATTCTGGTCGAGGTAGGCTTTGCCAACCACCCCGAGGAGGGCCGCCGCCTC